The following are from one region of the Phycisphaeraceae bacterium genome:
- a CDS encoding aldehyde dehydrogenase family protein, with translation MDLRQSYPAFLAGEAHTRAESLPLTDKRSGETVASVSKASRDDLARAIEGAAGVFERFRSTPAHARRAALTRIASLLRERKEEIALTMAIEVGKPIALARAETDRAVDTFTGSAELCSRLDGVIQNLDATVPGEKYSAYIRRVPVGPVGFITPFNFPLNLAAHKIGPALAVGCPFVLKPASHGAATTALLGEILRDATRECLPKGCEAWFSILPLASKDASALVEDERLKTLSFTGSGEVGWGLRAKAVKKRVVLELGGVACCLVDEGVRGKELERAADRIVWGAFAFAGQSCISVQRVFAHTSVLGELRGLLQERAAAVTTGDVLDEKTLTGPLISEGDAQRVKEWIDESSGDGAKVLAGGQRDGRFVKPTIIENPAKGSRLTRDEVFGPACTLEPFEEFGEALSRVNAMPYGLQTGVFTPSLDRAMHAWDALEVGGVVINDVPTSRVDAMPYGGVKDSGVDREGPRWAIDHLTEMRTMVVRGRE, from the coding sequence ATGGATCTGCGCCAGTCGTACCCGGCCTTCCTCGCGGGCGAGGCCCACACGCGCGCCGAGTCGCTCCCGCTCACGGATAAGCGCAGCGGCGAGACGGTCGCCTCGGTCAGCAAGGCCTCGCGAGACGATCTCGCCCGCGCGATCGAGGGGGCGGCCGGCGTGTTCGAGCGGTTCAGGTCCACGCCGGCCCACGCCAGGCGCGCGGCGCTGACGCGGATCGCGTCGCTGCTGCGCGAGCGGAAAGAGGAGATCGCGCTCACGATGGCGATCGAGGTCGGCAAGCCGATCGCGCTGGCGCGCGCCGAGACGGACCGCGCGGTCGATACCTTCACGGGCTCCGCCGAGCTGTGCTCGCGCCTCGACGGCGTGATCCAGAACCTCGACGCGACCGTCCCGGGCGAGAAATACAGCGCGTATATCCGGCGCGTGCCCGTGGGGCCGGTGGGGTTCATCACGCCCTTCAACTTCCCGCTGAACCTGGCGGCGCACAAGATCGGCCCGGCGCTCGCGGTCGGCTGCCCCTTCGTGCTCAAGCCGGCGAGCCACGGGGCGGCGACCACGGCGCTGCTGGGCGAGATCCTGCGCGACGCGACGAGGGAGTGCCTGCCCAAGGGCTGCGAGGCGTGGTTCTCGATCCTCCCGCTCGCGAGCAAGGACGCGTCGGCGCTGGTCGAGGACGAACGCCTCAAGACGCTCTCGTTCACCGGCTCGGGCGAGGTCGGCTGGGGCCTGCGCGCGAAGGCGGTCAAGAAGCGCGTCGTGCTCGAGCTCGGGGGCGTGGCGTGCTGCCTCGTCGACGAGGGCGTGCGCGGGAAGGAGCTCGAGCGCGCGGCGGACCGAATCGTCTGGGGCGCGTTCGCGTTCGCCGGGCAGAGCTGCATCAGCGTGCAGCGCGTGTTCGCGCACACGAGCGTGCTGGGCGAGCTGCGCGGGCTGCTGCAAGAGCGGGCGGCGGCGGTGACGACGGGCGACGTGCTCGACGAGAAGACGCTCACGGGCCCGCTCATCAGCGAGGGCGACGCGCAGCGCGTGAAGGAGTGGATCGACGAGTCGTCGGGCGACGGCGCGAAGGTGCTCGCCGGTGGTCAGCGCGACGGGCGCTTCGTGAAGCCGACGATCATCGAGAATCCCGCGAAGGGCTCACGCCTGACAAGGGACGAGGTCTTCGGGCCGGCGTGCACGCTCGAACCGTTCGAGGAGTTCGGCGAGGCGCTGTCGCGCGTGAACGCGATGCCCTACGGCCTCCAGACGGGTGTGTTCACGCCGAGTCTCGACCGCGCGATGCACGCGTGGGACGCGCTCGAGGTCGGGGGCGTGGTGATCAACGATGTCCCGACCAGCCGCGTCGACGCGATGCCCTACGGCGGCGTCAAGGACAGCGGCGTGGACCGCGAGGGCCCGCGCTGGGCGATCGACCATCTCACGGAGATGAGGACGATGGTGGTGCGCGGAAGGGAGTAG
- a CDS encoding alginate export family protein codes for MTSTTQPTVRHDPAPDPRRRPAATLLVAALLATSGGASALAQSQDVQRLQRLEQQMRDRDVENRMNARLGQKISERAIIDVGVIGRAGLFVIDDSFSESHTLRQYEASVFLRADFDGAHRFFGRLRFQYDDWNSGDSFDGDGDDFNDPVVDRAFYEFDYRGLIEAQGSSSPDFNLNLRAGRQYIQWNSGLTLSAPLDAGQLTLEFGEFTFTAIGGRTSTRDLIDFDGSRPSFDSRTARWFYGGQLDWRVNANHTPFIYLLAQEDDNDDGTVDIGGFFPTAFDYNSRYLGIGSKGALSPSWSYSVEGVYQFGDTLSNSFIDGGVPVQQTRDDISAFAAIASLTYLFRDDRDTRLDFDIIAGSGDDDRLDASNTFGGNAPNTKDNAFNSLGFVNTGLALAPTVSNLLTLHAGISSSLLVNRTTRRGDLRAGADLFIFNKLDKDAPISVATDDSHYVGFEVDFFVDWRIFSDLFATVRYGAFFPGAAIPGDQDKRRDFVYIGVTYAF; via the coding sequence TTGACCTCGACCACCCAACCGACAGTCCGGCACGACCCCGCCCCCGACCCGCGCAGGCGCCCGGCCGCGACCCTCCTCGTCGCCGCCCTCCTCGCGACCAGCGGCGGCGCGTCGGCGCTCGCCCAGTCGCAGGACGTCCAGCGCCTCCAGCGCCTCGAGCAGCAGATGCGCGACCGCGACGTCGAGAACCGCATGAACGCGCGCCTCGGGCAGAAGATCTCCGAACGCGCCATCATCGACGTGGGCGTCATCGGGCGCGCCGGCCTCTTCGTCATCGACGACTCCTTCAGCGAGTCGCACACCCTGCGCCAGTACGAGGCCAGCGTCTTCCTGCGCGCCGACTTCGACGGCGCGCACCGCTTCTTCGGGCGCCTCCGCTTCCAGTACGACGACTGGAACTCCGGTGACTCCTTCGACGGCGACGGCGACGACTTCAACGACCCCGTCGTCGACCGCGCCTTCTACGAGTTCGACTACCGCGGGCTCATCGAGGCCCAGGGCAGCTCCTCACCCGACTTCAACCTCAATCTCCGCGCCGGACGCCAGTACATCCAGTGGAACAGCGGGCTCACCCTCAGCGCGCCCCTCGACGCCGGGCAACTCACCCTCGAGTTCGGCGAGTTCACCTTCACCGCGATCGGCGGTCGCACCTCCACCCGCGACCTGATCGACTTCGACGGCTCGCGCCCATCCTTCGACAGCCGCACGGCGCGATGGTTCTACGGCGGGCAGCTCGACTGGCGCGTCAACGCCAACCACACCCCCTTCATCTACCTCCTCGCGCAGGAGGACGACAACGACGACGGCACCGTCGACATCGGGGGCTTCTTCCCGACCGCCTTCGATTACAACTCCCGCTACCTCGGCATCGGCTCCAAGGGCGCGCTCAGCCCCTCCTGGAGCTACAGCGTCGAGGGCGTCTACCAGTTCGGCGACACCCTCAGCAACTCCTTCATCGACGGCGGCGTGCCCGTCCAGCAGACGCGCGACGACATCTCCGCCTTCGCCGCCATCGCCTCGCTCACCTACCTCTTCCGCGACGACCGCGACACGCGCCTCGACTTCGACATCATCGCCGGATCGGGCGACGACGACCGCCTCGACGCCAGCAACACCTTCGGCGGCAACGCGCCCAACACCAAAGACAACGCCTTCAACTCGCTCGGGTTCGTCAACACCGGCCTCGCGCTGGCGCCGACCGTCTCCAACCTCCTGACCCTGCACGCAGGCATCAGCAGCTCGCTCCTTGTCAACCGGACCACCCGGCGAGGCGACCTCCGCGCCGGCGCAGACCTGTTCATCTTCAACAAGCTCGACAAGGACGCGCCCATCAGCGTCGCGACCGACGACAGCCATTACGTCGGCTTCGAAGTCGACTTCTTCGTCGACTGGCGAATCTTCTCCGACCTCTTCGCCACCGTCCGCTACGGCGCGTTCTTCCCGGGCGCCGCCATCCCGGGCGACCAGGACAAGCGACGCGACTTTGTCTATATCGGAGTCACCTATGCGTTCTGA
- a CDS encoding adenylate/guanylate cyclase domain-containing protein translates to MPRPPSAPRQRRVLLPGLLGALLLALLAHLGVFDPFERRSIDARFRLAQPHTVALSDQIRLVDIDDGAIESVGRWPWKRSVLADALDELTRAGARTVAFDLLLDDPSEPEWVAGAAGETFTRADHDAALARALADAHAVLAVDAPFEMDAFQTAATTTRREIANTVFRHFRADLSRPFVHPDGLFLYPDIRLRRIQHLAALALALEHRAALPTTSPDDLADLVRVAAPSIAADTGRFAERSLLERAATQAHSLAILSSRAGAPLPTRLDLDDAIGYARVTPPQPALAQGASAFGFVNFAPDPDDAVRRMRPTRVVTDSLSLPQFGLAAAAAYRDEDPATAIRVASGSVETLGRSIPLRDGRMLISWPSHRAHRDRAGEQRLSIGVCASLAENRRTLDRLVAQRRAIVASINDVPEDSLTDRSFAAAAELSALRMDEFREILDEGVELSAEELEYIAPYERFTRLQHAIESGEREIAQAQAELRRRVEGRLCFVGWNASGAIADFVPTPLGARTPGVDVHATLADMALTGRAKALAPGWFGPFFSLAMGVLAALLVASLPTSLSLLGLLAIASAWLLGAGYAGFRSFDLAMPLVGPLVSLVSVWGLTTALDAAASRADRLRISRQFKARVAPQLVDRLAANPDALAVDGQQREITVLFLDVAGFTALSEKLDGPQTVATINECMRAFTGVLTKADAYVNKFLGDGLMAFWSAFDNDASQADKAVAAAGACLDAIETVNAHRRERDPDAMALSVRVGVATGVAVVGDCGAPPELNDYTAIGNAVNLAARLESACKAFGAKAMIDGRTRELMKQPPARTLRRLGRVVVIGQSVPVEIFELRNDTPDEQRASHWATTLGLFEAANLDDCLRALDEHLARFGRDDAADRLRDAIEDLREGDDPLAAPLSIRLRSK, encoded by the coding sequence GTGCCGCGACCGCCCTCAGCGCCCAGGCAACGACGCGTCCTCCTCCCGGGCCTCCTCGGCGCGCTGCTGCTCGCGCTGCTCGCGCACCTGGGCGTCTTCGACCCGTTCGAGCGCCGCTCGATCGACGCGCGGTTCCGGCTCGCCCAGCCCCACACCGTCGCCCTCTCCGACCAGATCCGTCTGGTCGACATCGACGACGGCGCGATCGAATCCGTCGGGCGCTGGCCCTGGAAGCGCTCCGTCCTCGCCGACGCGCTCGACGAGCTGACCCGCGCCGGCGCGCGCACCGTGGCGTTCGATCTCCTCCTCGATGACCCCAGCGAGCCGGAGTGGGTCGCCGGCGCAGCGGGCGAGACCTTCACCCGCGCCGACCACGACGCCGCACTCGCGCGCGCCCTCGCCGACGCGCACGCCGTCCTCGCCGTCGACGCGCCCTTCGAGATGGACGCCTTCCAGACCGCCGCGACCACCACCCGGCGCGAGATCGCGAACACCGTCTTCCGTCACTTCCGCGCCGATCTGTCCAGGCCATTCGTGCACCCCGACGGGCTCTTCCTCTACCCCGACATCCGCCTGCGACGGATCCAGCACCTCGCCGCCCTCGCGCTCGCCCTCGAGCACCGCGCAGCGCTCCCAACGACATCTCCCGACGACCTCGCGGACCTCGTGCGCGTCGCGGCGCCCTCGATCGCGGCCGACACCGGGCGCTTCGCCGAGCGCTCGCTCCTCGAGCGCGCCGCGACGCAGGCGCACTCCCTCGCGATCCTCTCGTCGCGCGCCGGCGCGCCCCTGCCCACGCGCCTCGACCTCGACGACGCGATCGGGTACGCGCGCGTCACGCCCCCCCAGCCCGCGCTCGCGCAGGGCGCGTCGGCCTTCGGCTTCGTCAACTTCGCCCCCGACCCCGACGACGCGGTCCGACGCATGCGCCCCACCCGCGTCGTGACCGATTCACTCTCGCTGCCCCAGTTCGGGCTGGCGGCGGCCGCGGCGTACCGCGACGAAGACCCGGCGACCGCGATCCGCGTCGCGAGCGGTTCGGTCGAGACGCTCGGACGCTCCATCCCGCTGCGCGACGGGCGCATGCTGATCTCGTGGCCCTCGCACAGGGCGCACCGCGATCGCGCCGGCGAGCAGCGCCTGTCGATCGGCGTCTGCGCGAGTCTCGCCGAGAACCGGCGCACGCTCGATCGCCTCGTCGCGCAGCGCCGCGCGATCGTCGCGTCGATCAACGATGTCCCCGAGGACAGTCTTACCGATCGCTCGTTCGCCGCCGCCGCCGAGCTCAGCGCGCTGCGGATGGACGAGTTCCGCGAGATCCTCGACGAGGGCGTCGAGCTCAGCGCCGAGGAGCTGGAGTACATCGCGCCGTACGAGCGCTTCACGCGCCTCCAGCACGCGATCGAATCGGGCGAGCGCGAGATCGCCCAGGCGCAGGCCGAGCTGCGCCGTCGCGTGGAAGGGCGCCTGTGCTTCGTCGGCTGGAACGCGTCGGGCGCGATCGCCGACTTCGTGCCCACCCCGCTGGGGGCGCGCACGCCCGGCGTCGATGTCCACGCGACCCTCGCCGATATGGCGCTGACCGGTCGCGCCAAGGCCCTGGCGCCGGGCTGGTTCGGCCCGTTCTTCTCCCTCGCGATGGGGGTGCTCGCCGCGTTGCTGGTCGCGTCGTTGCCGACATCGCTCTCGCTGCTGGGCCTGCTCGCGATCGCGTCGGCGTGGCTGCTGGGCGCCGGGTACGCCGGCTTCCGGAGTTTCGACCTCGCGATGCCCCTCGTCGGGCCGCTCGTGTCGCTCGTGTCGGTGTGGGGTCTCACCACGGCGCTCGACGCCGCCGCGTCGCGCGCGGATCGCCTGCGCATCTCGCGCCAGTTCAAGGCGCGCGTCGCGCCGCAGCTCGTCGACCGGCTCGCCGCCAACCCCGACGCGCTCGCCGTCGACGGGCAGCAGCGCGAGATCACCGTCCTCTTCCTCGATGTCGCCGGCTTCACCGCGCTCTCCGAGAAACTCGACGGGCCCCAGACCGTCGCGACCATCAACGAGTGCATGCGCGCCTTCACCGGCGTGCTCACGAAGGCGGACGCCTATGTCAACAAGTTCCTGGGCGATGGGCTCATGGCCTTCTGGTCCGCCTTCGACAACGACGCGTCCCAGGCCGACAAGGCCGTCGCCGCCGCAGGCGCGTGCCTCGACGCGATCGAAACCGTCAACGCCCACCGGCGCGAGCGCGACCCCGACGCGATGGCCCTCTCTGTCCGCGTGGGCGTCGCCACCGGCGTCGCGGTCGTCGGGGACTGCGGCGCCCCGCCCGAACTCAACGACTACACCGCGATCGGCAACGCCGTGAACCTCGCCGCCCGCCTCGAGAGCGCGTGCAAAGCGTTCGGCGCCAAAGCGATGATCGACGGGCGCACGCGCGAACTCATGAAACAGCCCCCGGCGCGCACCCTGCGCCGGCTCGGGCGCGTCGTCGTCATCGGGCAGTCCGTCCCGGTCGAGATCTTTGAACTCCGAAACGACACCCCCGACGAGCAGCGGGCCTCGCACTGGGCGACGACGCTCGGGCTCTTCGAGGCCGCGAACCTCGACGACTGCCTGCGAGCGCTCGACGAGCACCTCGCCCGCTTCGGCCGGGACGACGCCGCCGATCGCCTGCGCGACGCGATCGAAGACCTGCGCGAAGGCGACGACCCCCTGGCCGCGCCCCTCTCGATCCGGCTCCGCTCGAAATAA
- a CDS encoding SpoIIE family protein phosphatase, giving the protein MPRPSPRGLVMTTAPTTSKVSTPDAHGAPGLASDAMRRLLSVARALSATDDLREVLSVIIDAMRDLLDAERATVFEFDATNAELFTTVAHGLTASPSAASATPNGDAPPLDTPAHDPTREGGIRIPITRGIAGECARHQRVINVPDAYADPRFNREVDKQTGFTTRSILAAPLMGVDGELIGVAQILNKRGRPFNADDEEIAQALASQAAVAMKRTRLLRDRLVREKLEREIEVARRLQQQTFPTDLPRLKGYQIAGRSEPADRTGGDAYDAVALWNDNGRWRVAGKGKEADGALFLMADATGHGVGPALSVTQARSMLRMGVRLGAELDRLARHMNEQLCDDLVTGRFITAWIGVLDARTHTLHSMSAGQAPLVIHRAAEDRFEVLDADVLPMGIMRDLELPLRRPIALGPGDSFLALSDGFYESMDESREQFGCKRVCEIVREHATGGAEAVLRAVEDAVHRFTKGAPPDDDRTSLIIRRAE; this is encoded by the coding sequence GTGCCGCGACCGTCCCCTCGCGGCCTGGTCATGACAACGGCTCCCACCACGAGCAAGGTATCAACCCCGGATGCGCACGGCGCGCCCGGGCTGGCGAGCGACGCGATGCGACGCCTGCTGTCGGTCGCTCGGGCGTTGTCGGCGACCGACGACCTTCGCGAGGTGCTGTCGGTGATCATCGACGCGATGCGCGACCTGCTCGACGCGGAGCGCGCGACCGTGTTCGAGTTCGACGCGACCAACGCGGAGCTCTTCACGACCGTCGCGCACGGGCTGACGGCGTCCCCATCCGCCGCGAGCGCGACGCCCAACGGCGACGCGCCGCCGCTCGACACCCCGGCGCACGACCCGACGCGCGAGGGCGGGATCCGCATCCCCATCACCCGCGGCATCGCGGGGGAGTGCGCGCGCCACCAGCGCGTCATCAATGTGCCCGACGCCTACGCCGACCCGCGATTCAACCGAGAGGTGGACAAGCAGACCGGGTTCACGACTCGGTCGATCCTGGCGGCGCCCCTGATGGGCGTCGACGGCGAGCTGATCGGCGTGGCGCAGATCCTGAACAAGCGCGGGCGCCCGTTCAACGCCGACGACGAAGAGATCGCGCAGGCGCTCGCGTCGCAGGCGGCGGTGGCGATGAAGCGTACGAGACTCCTGCGCGACCGCCTGGTGCGCGAGAAGCTGGAGCGCGAGATCGAGGTCGCGCGCCGACTGCAGCAGCAGACCTTCCCGACGGACCTGCCCCGGCTGAAGGGCTATCAGATCGCCGGGCGCAGCGAGCCGGCGGACCGCACGGGCGGCGACGCGTACGACGCTGTGGCCCTCTGGAACGACAACGGTCGCTGGCGCGTGGCAGGCAAGGGCAAAGAGGCCGACGGCGCGCTGTTCCTGATGGCCGACGCGACGGGCCACGGCGTGGGCCCGGCCCTGTCGGTGACGCAGGCGCGATCGATGCTGCGGATGGGCGTGCGTCTGGGCGCCGAGCTCGACCGGCTCGCGCGCCACATGAACGAGCAGCTGTGCGACGACCTGGTGACGGGGCGGTTCATCACGGCGTGGATCGGCGTGCTCGACGCGCGGACGCACACGCTGCACTCGATGAGCGCCGGGCAGGCGCCGCTGGTCATCCACCGCGCCGCGGAGGATCGCTTCGAGGTGCTCGACGCGGATGTGCTTCCGATGGGCATCATGCGCGACCTCGAACTCCCGCTGCGTCGGCCGATCGCGCTGGGGCCCGGGGACTCGTTCCTGGCCCTGTCGGACGGCTTCTACGAGAGCATGGACGAGTCGCGCGAGCAGTTCGGGTGCAAGCGTGTCTGCGAGATCGTGCGCGAGCACGCGACCGGGGGCGCCGAGGCGGTGCTGCGCGCCGTGGAGGACGCGGTGCATCGGTTCACGAAGGGCGCACCGCCCGACGACGACCGGACCTCGCTGATCATCCGCCGCGCCGAGTGA